The Peptostreptococcaceae bacterium genome includes the window AAAGCAAATCGAATTCCTTTGGTGTAAGGGATATTTCGCTGCCCCGTATTCGAACGCTTCTCGAATTTTCATCTATTTCAAGCCCCGCCCATGCAAGAACAACCTTGACATCGCTCTTATCGGGATAAGTTCTCCTCAAAACGGCTCGCATCCTCTCCATAAGCTCCCTAGGGTTGAATGGTTTTGTGACATAATCGTCCGCCCCCAGCTTGAATCCGCCTATCTTCGATTCTACTGCCGATTTAGCTGTCAGCATGATTATTGGTATGCTTGAATTTTTGCGAATCTCCTCGGCAACGGTTTCTCCGCTCATTCCCGGCAGCATCAGATCAAGCAACAACAAATCGAAATGGCGGCTGTTAAATAGCCTCATTCCTTCTACTCCTCCACTTGCCCCTGTGAAAACATAGCCTTCCGCTTCCACATAAGCCTTTACAACCCCAAGGAGTTTCGCTTCATCTTCTATCATGAGTATATTAACGGTTTTTCCCTTTTCCATCGCGGATCGCCCCTTTTGCATGTCTCTATCATTATACCCCTGTCAACTCCTAATATCATTAAAAAAGGGGTGCCGCTTTATTCGGCATCCCTTTTTTAATATTATTTCTTGAGCAATTTCTTCTTTTTCAAATATTCTTCGTCTGAAATTTCACCCAAGGCGAATTTCTCATCGAGCAAATCCAGCGCCTTGTTGGAATTAACCGCAACTGCCGAGGCAGACGACTTCTTGACCACCCAGTAAATCAGTATTCCAATAAGAACTACTCCAAAAATCATCATCAAACCACCTCCATAAAAGCTATGTGGATAGTATCCGAAATATCTCATCATGAATATCCCCTCCTTTTGTCTATATAATAGTCTCCACATATGAAGATATTGTGAAGATTTAAAAAAACACAATTAAGGGGATTGACAAAAAATAGCCACGTTGTATAATTATATTAGAATATGCTAATATGATTATACGGAGGTGTTTTAATGACTGATACTTATTTCAACAAATCCGCCGGCATCTTCAAAGCGCTGGCACACCCAACACGGCTCAAGATTTTGCATATCCTTGAAAAGGAAGAGCTGTGTGTATGCACGATCTACGAGGCTCTTGATTTGGAACAGTCCAATGTCTCTCAACATCTTAAGGTGCTGCGGGACAAGGACATACTAAGAACACGCCGCGAAGGCCCAATGATAATGTACCGCATCAGCAGACCTGAAATACTCTCCATGCTTGGAGAATCGGAAAGCTTTCTCAAGGGAATTCTAAATGAAACCTTTGAGGAATTGAAAGGGGAAGACTAATTTGTTAGAGAAATTTTCGCATTACATCGTGGAAAATCTATTGAAGCTTGATTTATCCACTCGCATTGGCGACAGTGTCAACTTTTTCATTTACGACACACTTAAAATAATTTTGCTGCTTACCGTGATGATTTTCACCATTTCATTCGTACGGAGCTATTTCCCGCCGGAAAAAGTAAAAAACATACTTTCTAAATTCAACGGGTTCACAGCCCATTTCATGGCGTCAATTCTGGGTGTTCTTTCCCCTTTCTGATCGTGCTCTACAGTCCCTATATTCATAGGGTTCGTGGAATCGGGC containing:
- a CDS encoding response regulator transcription factor, which produces MEKGKTVNILMIEDEAKLLGVVKAYVEAEGYVFTGASGGVEGMRLFNSRHFDLLLLDLMLPGMSGETVAEEIRKNSSIPIIMLTAKSAVESKIGGFKLGADDYVTKPFNPRELMERMRAVLRRTYPDKSDVKVVLAWAGLEIDENSRSVRIRGSEISLTPKEFDLLYLMTAHPNRIFTREQLLESVFGFDYEGYDRTVDAHIKNLRKKIEKDPSSPRIVKTVFGIGYKVSREAAE
- a CDS encoding winged helix-turn-helix transcriptional regulator, whose translation is MTDTYFNKSAGIFKALAHPTRLKILHILEKEELCVCTIYEALDLEQSNVSQHLKVLRDKDILRTRREGPMIMYRISRPEILSMLGESESFLKGILNETFEELKGED